In Tenebrio molitor chromosome 6, icTenMoli1.1, whole genome shotgun sequence, one genomic interval encodes:
- the LOC138132666 gene encoding protein rtoA-like isoform X2 gives MITLAFFVITAFAAIEVNSAPTCPSRDGQDSVYFPDDDCTKFWQCSNGTPYLFDCPANLHFNPKLNVCDWPDQAGCDGSASSGSSGEDSSSSSSGESDGDISGDTESGENGSGDNGSGGDGSGEGDSSSSSGSSESGNSSGSGSGSGEGDDTSGNGSGSEEGDNTSGNGSGSSESGNSSGSGSGSGEGPDGCPAVDGKDSVYLPDEDCTVFWQCSNGVPILQKCPEGLHFNPTLNVCDWPDQAGCDGSGSSGSSGEGSSSSSSSSESGDGDDSGDNNSGDNDSDDKGSGGDNSGEGDSNSSSSSGSSESGNSSGSGSGSGEGPDGCPAVDGKDSVYLPDEDCTVFWQCSNGVPILQKCPEGLHFNPTLNVCDWPDQAGCDGSGSGGSSGEGSSSSSGSSESDGGDDSGDNDSDDKGSGGDNSGEGDSSSSSGSSESGNSSGSGSGSGSGSGEGPDGCPAVDGKDSVYLPDEDCTVFWQCSNGVPILQKCPKGLHFNPTLNVCDWPDQAGCNSSAGSSEDDSNSS, from the exons ATGATTACTTTGGCATTCTTCGTCATAACGGCCTTCGCCGCCATTGAAGTGAACTCAG CTCCAACATGTCCGTCCCGGGATGGTCAAGACTCGGTTTACTTCCCTGACGACGACTGCACCAAATTCTGGCAATGTTCCAACGGTACTCCTTATCTATTCGACTGTCCTGCAAATTTGCATTTCAACCCTAAATTGAACGTTTGTGACTGGCCGGACCAAGCTGGATGTGACGGTAGTGCTAGCAGCGGAAGCAGTGGAGAGGATAGCAGCAGCAGTAGCAGCGGTGAGAGTGATGGAGATATCAGCGGTGACACTGAAAGCGGTGAGAATGGTAGCGGTGACAATGGTAGCGGTGGAGATGGTAGTGGGGAAGGAGACAGCAGCAGTAGCAGCGGAAGTAGCGAAAGTGGTAACAGCAGTGGTAGCGGAAGCGGAAGTGGGGAAGGAGATGACACCAGTGGTAACGGTAGCGGAAGTGAGGAAGGAGATAACACCAGTGGTAACGGTAGCGGAAGTAGCGAAAGTGGTAACAGCAGTGGTAGCGGTAGCGGCAGCGGCGAAG GTCCAGATGGTTGCCCAGCTGTTGATGGAAAAGATTCCGTCTATCTCCCTGACGAAGACTGCACGGTATTCTGGCAATGTTCCAACGGTGTCCCTATCTTGCAAAAATGCCCTGAAGGTTTGCATTTCAACCCCACACTGAATGTTTGCGACTGGCCGGATCAAGCTGGATGTGACGGTAGTGGCAGCAGTGGAAGCAGTGGAGAGGgcagcagcagcagcagcagcagcagTGAGAGTGGTGATGGCGATGACAGCGGTGACAATAATAGCGGTGACAATGATAGCGATGACAAAGGTAGCGGCGGAGATAATAGTGGGGAGGGAGACAGCAACAGCAGCAGCAGTAGCGGAAGTAGCGAAAGTGGTAACAGCAGTGGTAGCGGTAGCGGCAGCGGCGAAG GTCCAGATGGTTGCCCAGCTGTTGATGGAAAAGATTCCGTTTATCTTCCTGACGAAGACTGTACTGTATTCTGGCAATGCTCCAACGGTGTCCCCATCTTGCAAAAATGCCCTGAAGGTTTGCATTTCAATCCCACACTGAATGTTTGCGACTGGCCGGACCAAGCTGGATGTGATGGTAGTGGCAGCGGTGGAAGCAGTGGAGAGGGTAGCAGCAGCAGCAGTGGCAGCAGTGAGAGTGATGGTGGCGATGACAGCGGTGACAATGATAGCGATGACAAAGGTAGCGGTGGAGATAACAGTGGGGAGGGAGacagcagcagcagcagcGGAAGTAGCGAAAGTGGTAACAGCAGCGGTAGCGGTAGCGGCAGCGGCAGCGGCAGCGGCGAAG GTCCAGATGGTTGCCCAGCTGTTGATGGAAAAGATTCCGTTTACCTTCCTGACGAAGATTGCACTGTATTCTGGCAATGCTCCAACGGTGTCCCCATCTTGCAAAAATGCCCTAAAGGTTTGCATTTCAATCCCACACTGAATGTTTGTGATTGGCCAGATCAAGCAGGATGTAATAGTAGCGCAGGGTCATCCGAAGATGATTCTAACTCGAGTTAG
- the LOC138132666 gene encoding chondroitin proteoglycan-2-like isoform X1: protein MITLAFFVITAFAAIEVNSAPTCPSRDGQDSVYFPDDDCTKFWQCSNGTPYLFDCPANLHFNPKLNVCDWPDQAGCDGSASSGSSGEDSSSSSSGESDGDISGDTESGENGSGDNGSGGDGSGEGDSSSSSGSSESGNSSGSGSGSGEGDDTSGNGSGSEEGDNTSGNGSGSSESGNSSGSGSGSGEGPDGCPAVDGKDSVYLPDEDCTVFWQCSNGVPILQKCPEGLHFNPTLNVCDWPDQAGCDGSGSSGSSGEGSSSSSSSSESGDGDDSGDNNSGDNDSDDKGSGGDNSGEGDSNSSSSSGSSESGNSSGSGSGSGEGPDGCPAVDGKDSVYLPDEDCTVFWQCSNGVPILQKCPEGLHFNPTLNVCDWPDQAGCDGSGSSGSSGEGSSSSSGSSESDGGDDSGDNNSDDKGSGGDNSGEGDSSSSSGSSESGNSSGSGSGSGEGPDGCPAVDGKDSVYLPDEDCTVFWQCSNGVPILQKCPEGLHFNPTLNVCDWPDQAGCDGSGSGGSSGEGSSSSSGSSESDGGDDSGDNDSDDKGSGGDNSGEGDSSSSSGSSESGNSSGSGSGSGSGSGEGPDGCPAVDGKDSVYLPDEDCTVFWQCSNGVPILQKCPKGLHFNPTLNVCDWPDQAGCNSSAGSSEDDSNSS, encoded by the exons ATGATTACTTTGGCATTCTTCGTCATAACGGCCTTCGCCGCCATTGAAGTGAACTCAG CTCCAACATGTCCGTCCCGGGATGGTCAAGACTCGGTTTACTTCCCTGACGACGACTGCACCAAATTCTGGCAATGTTCCAACGGTACTCCTTATCTATTCGACTGTCCTGCAAATTTGCATTTCAACCCTAAATTGAACGTTTGTGACTGGCCGGACCAAGCTGGATGTGACGGTAGTGCTAGCAGCGGAAGCAGTGGAGAGGATAGCAGCAGCAGTAGCAGCGGTGAGAGTGATGGAGATATCAGCGGTGACACTGAAAGCGGTGAGAATGGTAGCGGTGACAATGGTAGCGGTGGAGATGGTAGTGGGGAAGGAGACAGCAGCAGTAGCAGCGGAAGTAGCGAAAGTGGTAACAGCAGTGGTAGCGGAAGCGGAAGTGGGGAAGGAGATGACACCAGTGGTAACGGTAGCGGAAGTGAGGAAGGAGATAACACCAGTGGTAACGGTAGCGGAAGTAGCGAAAGTGGTAACAGCAGTGGTAGCGGTAGCGGCAGCGGCGAAG GTCCAGATGGTTGCCCAGCTGTTGATGGAAAAGATTCCGTCTATCTCCCTGACGAAGACTGCACGGTATTCTGGCAATGTTCCAACGGTGTCCCTATCTTGCAAAAATGCCCTGAAGGTTTGCATTTCAACCCCACACTGAATGTTTGCGACTGGCCGGATCAAGCTGGATGTGACGGTAGTGGCAGCAGTGGAAGCAGTGGAGAGGgcagcagcagcagcagcagcagcagTGAGAGTGGTGATGGCGATGACAGCGGTGACAATAATAGCGGTGACAATGATAGCGATGACAAAGGTAGCGGCGGAGATAATAGTGGGGAGGGAGACAGCAACAGCAGCAGCAGTAGCGGAAGTAGCGAAAGTGGTAACAGCAGTGGTAGCGGTAGCGGCAGCGGCGAAG GTCCAGATGGTTGTCCAGCTGTTGATGGAAAAGATTCCGTTTACCTTCCTGACGAAGACTGTACTGTATTCTGGCAATGCTCCAACGGTGTCCCCATCTTGCAAAAATGCCCTGAAGGTTTGCATTTCAATCCCACACTGAATGTTTGCGACTGGCCGGACCAAGCTGGATGTGATGGTAGTGGCAGCAGCGGAAGCAGTGGAGAAGGCAGCAGCAGCAGCAGTGGCAGCAGTGAGAGTGATGGTGGCGATGACAGCGGTGACAATAATAGCGATGACAAAGGTAGCGGCGGAGATAATAGTGGGGAAGGAGacagcagcagcagcagcGGAAGTAGCGAAAGTGGTAACAGCAGTGGTAGCGGTAGCGGCAGCGGCGAAG GTCCAGATGGTTGCCCAGCTGTTGATGGAAAAGATTCCGTTTATCTTCCTGACGAAGACTGTACTGTATTCTGGCAATGCTCCAACGGTGTCCCCATCTTGCAAAAATGCCCTGAAGGTTTGCATTTCAATCCCACACTGAATGTTTGCGACTGGCCGGACCAAGCTGGATGTGATGGTAGTGGCAGCGGTGGAAGCAGTGGAGAGGGTAGCAGCAGCAGCAGTGGCAGCAGTGAGAGTGATGGTGGCGATGACAGCGGTGACAATGATAGCGATGACAAAGGTAGCGGTGGAGATAACAGTGGGGAGGGAGacagcagcagcagcagcGGAAGTAGCGAAAGTGGTAACAGCAGCGGTAGCGGTAGCGGCAGCGGCAGCGGCAGCGGCGAAG GTCCAGATGGTTGCCCAGCTGTTGATGGAAAAGATTCCGTTTACCTTCCTGACGAAGATTGCACTGTATTCTGGCAATGCTCCAACGGTGTCCCCATCTTGCAAAAATGCCCTAAAGGTTTGCATTTCAATCCCACACTGAATGTTTGTGATTGGCCAGATCAAGCAGGATGTAATAGTAGCGCAGGGTCATCCGAAGATGATTCTAACTCGAGTTAG
- the LOC138132672 gene encoding lipase member K-like isoform X1: MILKIVLCSTVFINSSANSVVNRMTLGNNACKNFANYFDAKFNENCFYNPDMFLETPDLITKYAGKHEAYKITTEDGYILTMFRIPRENPKGAILLQHPVTVNSRIYMSQGNNSLGLILWKAGYDVWLNNQRGTLFSEDHTNSSISYLDYWDFSFHEVGVFDIPSQIDLIKRVTKSSNIIFIGHSQGSTSGLIYAAVKNQHAKNSVKLFIFMAMPCYFQHGSSPEFLVANLIRSLPFAQDLLRMFKLGSVLPFLPVLVPLTRILFRLFPFLLTAANYIFSFFSGWTPEEIDPARVNFDCAIYFKNYSWKILIHYLQLTKTETKFQMFDYGRRNNLKMYHSEAPPLYPVENVTVPVYLVSSVNDILATTKDADLLFDRLPYNAKVYGKLQLTGFNHVDYFMGKHANTIYKKLLNLIDMIA; the protein is encoded by the exons atgattttaaaaattgtgttgtgttcaacaGTTTTTATAAACAGCTCGGCCAACTCTGTCGTTAATCGCATGACTCTCGGCAACAACGCatgcaaaaattttgcaaattattttgacgcaaaatttaatgaaaattgtttttataatcCGGATATGTTTCTGGAAACA CCagatttaattacaaaatacgCTGGCAAACATGAAGCATACAAAATAACAACTGAAGATGGATATATCTTAACAATGTTTAGAATACCTAGAGAGAATCCAAAAGGCGCGATCCTTCTCCAACACCCCGTGACAGTGAACTCCAGAATTTATATGAGTCAAGGCAATAACTCTTTGG GTCTTATCTTATGGAAGGCTGGCTACGATGTTTGGCTGAATAATCAGAGAGGTACCTTATTTTCTGAAGATCATACCAACAGTTCCATTTCATACTTAGATTACTGGGATTTTag TTTCCACGAAGTTGGTGTGTTCGATATTCCAAGTCAAATCGACTTGATAAAACGTGTAACAAAGAGTtcaaacataatttttattggacACTCGCAGGGTTCAACCAGTGGCTTAATTTATGCTGCGGTCAAGAATCAACATGCCAAAAATTCAGTCAAATTGTTCATCTTCATGGCAATGCCTTGCTACTTTCAACATGGTTCAAGCCCTGAATTTCTGGTTGCGAATCTTATACGATCCCTACCATTTGCTCAG GATCTACTTCGCATGTTTAAACTTGGTAGTGTCCTACCATTTCTTCCGGTCTTGGTCCCACTtacaagaattttatttagacTTTTCCCATTCCTGTTAACTGCTGCGAATTATATCTTCTCCTTTTTTTCTGGGTGGACTCCAGAAGAAATAGATCCT gcgcgagtcaattttgactgtgcaatttatttcaaaaactattCCTGGAAAATTCTTATACATTACTTACAGTTAACTAAAACcgaaacaaaatttcaaatgtttgattatggaagaagaaataatttaaagatGTATCATTCTGAAGCCCCTCCTCTCTACCCTGTTGAAAATGTCACGGTCCCTGTTTATTTGGTTTCAAGCGTGAATGACATTTTGGCAACAACAAAG gatgctgatttattatttgaccGTTTACCGTACAATGCTAAAGTTTATGGAAAATTACAACTTACTGGTTTCAACCATGTCGACTACTTCATGGGAAAACATGCAAACACAATatacaaaaagttattaaatcTTATTGATATGATTGCATAA
- the LOC138132672 gene encoding gastric triacylglycerol lipase-like isoform X2 has product MILKIVLCSTVFINSSANSVVNRMTLGNNACKNFANYFDAKFNENCFYNPDMFLETPDLITKYAGKHEAYKITTEDGYILTMFRIPRENPKGAILLQHPVTVNSRIYMSQGNNSLGLILWKAGYDVWLNNQRGTLFSEDHTNSSISYLDYWDFSFHEVGVFDIPSQIDLIKRVTKSSNIIFIGHSQGSTSGLIYAAVKNQHAKNSVKLFIFMAMPCYFQHGSSPEFLVANLIRSLPFAQARVNFDCAIYFKNYSWKILIHYLQLTKTETKFQMFDYGRRNNLKMYHSEAPPLYPVENVTVPVYLVSSVNDILATTKDADLLFDRLPYNAKVYGKLQLTGFNHVDYFMGKHANTIYKKLLNLIDMIA; this is encoded by the exons atgattttaaaaattgtgttgtgttcaacaGTTTTTATAAACAGCTCGGCCAACTCTGTCGTTAATCGCATGACTCTCGGCAACAACGCatgcaaaaattttgcaaattattttgacgcaaaatttaatgaaaattgtttttataatcCGGATATGTTTCTGGAAACA CCagatttaattacaaaatacgCTGGCAAACATGAAGCATACAAAATAACAACTGAAGATGGATATATCTTAACAATGTTTAGAATACCTAGAGAGAATCCAAAAGGCGCGATCCTTCTCCAACACCCCGTGACAGTGAACTCCAGAATTTATATGAGTCAAGGCAATAACTCTTTGG GTCTTATCTTATGGAAGGCTGGCTACGATGTTTGGCTGAATAATCAGAGAGGTACCTTATTTTCTGAAGATCATACCAACAGTTCCATTTCATACTTAGATTACTGGGATTTTag TTTCCACGAAGTTGGTGTGTTCGATATTCCAAGTCAAATCGACTTGATAAAACGTGTAACAAAGAGTtcaaacataatttttattggacACTCGCAGGGTTCAACCAGTGGCTTAATTTATGCTGCGGTCAAGAATCAACATGCCAAAAATTCAGTCAAATTGTTCATCTTCATGGCAATGCCTTGCTACTTTCAACATGGTTCAAGCCCTGAATTTCTGGTTGCGAATCTTATACGATCCCTACCATTTGCTCAG gcgcgagtcaattttgactgtgcaatttatttcaaaaactattCCTGGAAAATTCTTATACATTACTTACAGTTAACTAAAACcgaaacaaaatttcaaatgtttgattatggaagaagaaataatttaaagatGTATCATTCTGAAGCCCCTCCTCTCTACCCTGTTGAAAATGTCACGGTCCCTGTTTATTTGGTTTCAAGCGTGAATGACATTTTGGCAACAACAAAG gatgctgatttattatttgaccGTTTACCGTACAATGCTAAAGTTTATGGAAAATTACAACTTACTGGTTTCAACCATGTCGACTACTTCATGGGAAAACATGCAAACACAATatacaaaaagttattaaatcTTATTGATATGATTGCATAA
- the LOC138132672 gene encoding lipase member K-like isoform X3 has protein sequence MFRIPRENPKGAILLQHPVTVNSRIYMSQGNNSLGLILWKAGYDVWLNNQRGTLFSEDHTNSSISYLDYWDFSFHEVGVFDIPSQIDLIKRVTKSSNIIFIGHSQGSTSGLIYAAVKNQHAKNSVKLFIFMAMPCYFQHGSSPEFLVANLIRSLPFAQDLLRMFKLGSVLPFLPVLVPLTRILFRLFPFLLTAANYIFSFFSGWTPEEIDPARVNFDCAIYFKNYSWKILIHYLQLTKTETKFQMFDYGRRNNLKMYHSEAPPLYPVENVTVPVYLVSSVNDILATTKDADLLFDRLPYNAKVYGKLQLTGFNHVDYFMGKHANTIYKKLLNLIDMIA, from the exons ATGTTTAGAATACCTAGAGAGAATCCAAAAGGCGCGATCCTTCTCCAACACCCCGTGACAGTGAACTCCAGAATTTATATGAGTCAAGGCAATAACTCTTTGG GTCTTATCTTATGGAAGGCTGGCTACGATGTTTGGCTGAATAATCAGAGAGGTACCTTATTTTCTGAAGATCATACCAACAGTTCCATTTCATACTTAGATTACTGGGATTTTag TTTCCACGAAGTTGGTGTGTTCGATATTCCAAGTCAAATCGACTTGATAAAACGTGTAACAAAGAGTtcaaacataatttttattggacACTCGCAGGGTTCAACCAGTGGCTTAATTTATGCTGCGGTCAAGAATCAACATGCCAAAAATTCAGTCAAATTGTTCATCTTCATGGCAATGCCTTGCTACTTTCAACATGGTTCAAGCCCTGAATTTCTGGTTGCGAATCTTATACGATCCCTACCATTTGCTCAG GATCTACTTCGCATGTTTAAACTTGGTAGTGTCCTACCATTTCTTCCGGTCTTGGTCCCACTtacaagaattttatttagacTTTTCCCATTCCTGTTAACTGCTGCGAATTATATCTTCTCCTTTTTTTCTGGGTGGACTCCAGAAGAAATAGATCCT gcgcgagtcaattttgactgtgcaatttatttcaaaaactattCCTGGAAAATTCTTATACATTACTTACAGTTAACTAAAACcgaaacaaaatttcaaatgtttgattatggaagaagaaataatttaaagatGTATCATTCTGAAGCCCCTCCTCTCTACCCTGTTGAAAATGTCACGGTCCCTGTTTATTTGGTTTCAAGCGTGAATGACATTTTGGCAACAACAAAG gatgctgatttattatttgaccGTTTACCGTACAATGCTAAAGTTTATGGAAAATTACAACTTACTGGTTTCAACCATGTCGACTACTTCATGGGAAAACATGCAAACACAATatacaaaaagttattaaatcTTATTGATATGATTGCATAA
- the LOC138132671 gene encoding lipase member J-like isoform X1: protein MIVKIVLCSTVFISISANSVVKRMTLGNNACKNFANYFDAKFNENCFYNSDMFLETPDLITKYAGKCEAYKITTEDGYILTMFRIPRENPKGVILLQHPVTVNSRMYMSQGNNSLGLLLWKAGYDVWLNNQRGTLFSEDHTNSSISYLDYWDFSFHEVGVFDIPSEIDLMKRVTKSSNIIFIGHSQGSTSGLIYAAVKNQHAKNSVKLFIFMAMPCYFQHNSSPEFLVANLILSLPFAQDLLRMFKLGSVLPFLPFLLPLIRVLFRLFPFILPATNYIFSFLFGWTPEEMDPALINFDYAIYFKNFSWKIVVHYFQLTETKTKFQMFDYGRRNNLKIYHSEVPPLYPVENVTVPVYLVSSVNDTLATAKDADLLFDRLPYSAKVFGKLHLTGFSHVDYFLGKHSKTIYKKILNFIDMIS from the exons ATGattgtaaaaattgtgttgTGCTCAACAGTTTTTATAAGCATCTCGGCCAACTCTGTCGTTAAACGCATGACTCTTGGTAACAACGCatgcaaaaattttgcaaattatttcgatgcaaaatttaatgaaaattgcttttataaTTCTGATATGTTTCTTGAAACA CCagatttaattacaaaatacgCTGGCAAATGTGAAGCATACAAAATAACAACTGAAGATGGATATATCTTGACAATGTTTAGAATACCTAGAGAGAATCCAAAAGGTGTGATCCTTCTTCAACACCCCGTTACAGTGAACTCCAGAATGTATATGAGTCAAGGCAATAACTCTTTGG GTCTTCTCTTATGGAAAGCTGGCTACGATGTTTGGCTGAATAATCAGAGAGGTACCTTATTTTCTGAAGACCATACCAACAGTTCCATTTCATATTTAGATTATTGGGATTTTAG TTTCCACGAAGTTGGTGTGTTCGATATTCCAAGTGAAATCGACTTGATGAAACGTGTAACAAAAAGTTcaaacataatatttattggACATTCGCAGGGTTCAACCAGTGGTTTGATTTATGCTGCGGTCAAGAATCAACATGCCAAAAATTCAGTCAAATTGTTCATTTTCATGGCAATGCCTTGCTACTTTCAACATAATTCAAGCCCTGAATTTCTGGTTGCGAATCTTATACTGTCCCTACCATTTGCTCAG GATCTACTTCGCATGTTTAAACTTGGTAGTGTCCTACCATTTCTTCCGTTCTTGCTCCCACTTATAAGAGTTTTATTTAGACTTTTCCCATTCATATTACCGGCTACGAATTATATCTTCTCCTTTCTTTTTGGGTGGACTCCAGAAGAAATGGATCCT GCGCTAATCAATTTTGACTAtgcaatttatttcaaaaacttttcCTGGAAGATCGTCGTACATTATTTTCAGTTAACTGaaaccaaaacaaaatttcaaatgtttgattatggaagaagaaataatttgaaaatatatcaTTCTGAAGTCCCTCCTCTCTACCCTGTTGAAAATGTGACGGTCCCTGTTTATTTGGTTTCTAGCGTAAATGACACCTTGGCAACAGCGAAG GATGCCGATTTATTATTTGACCGTTTACCCTACAGTGCTaaagtttttggaaaattacatCTTACTGGTTTCAGCCATGTCGACTACTTCCTGGGAAAGCATTCAAAGACAATATACAAAaagatattaaattttattgatatgATTTCATaa
- the LOC138132671 gene encoding lipase 1-like isoform X2 — MIVKIVLCSTVFISISANSVVKRMTLGNNACKNFANYFDAKFNENCFYNSDMFLETPDLITKYAGKCEAYKITTEDGYILTMFRIPRENPKGVILLQHPVTVNSRMYMSQGNNSLGLLLWKAGYDVWLNNQRGTLFSEDHTNSSISYLDYWDFSFHEVGVFDIPSEIDLMKRVTKSSNIIFIGHSQGSTSGLIYAAVKNQHAKNSVKLFIFMAMPCYFQHNSSPEFLVANLILSLPFAQDLLRMFKLGSVLPFLPFLLPLIRVLFRLFPFILPATNYIFSFLFGWTPEEMDPALINFDYAIYFKNFSWKIVVHYFQLTETKTKFQMFDYGRRNNLKIYHSEVPPLYPVENVTVPVYLVSSVNDTLATAKC; from the exons ATGattgtaaaaattgtgttgTGCTCAACAGTTTTTATAAGCATCTCGGCCAACTCTGTCGTTAAACGCATGACTCTTGGTAACAACGCatgcaaaaattttgcaaattatttcgatgcaaaatttaatgaaaattgcttttataaTTCTGATATGTTTCTTGAAACA CCagatttaattacaaaatacgCTGGCAAATGTGAAGCATACAAAATAACAACTGAAGATGGATATATCTTGACAATGTTTAGAATACCTAGAGAGAATCCAAAAGGTGTGATCCTTCTTCAACACCCCGTTACAGTGAACTCCAGAATGTATATGAGTCAAGGCAATAACTCTTTGG GTCTTCTCTTATGGAAAGCTGGCTACGATGTTTGGCTGAATAATCAGAGAGGTACCTTATTTTCTGAAGACCATACCAACAGTTCCATTTCATATTTAGATTATTGGGATTTTAG TTTCCACGAAGTTGGTGTGTTCGATATTCCAAGTGAAATCGACTTGATGAAACGTGTAACAAAAAGTTcaaacataatatttattggACATTCGCAGGGTTCAACCAGTGGTTTGATTTATGCTGCGGTCAAGAATCAACATGCCAAAAATTCAGTCAAATTGTTCATTTTCATGGCAATGCCTTGCTACTTTCAACATAATTCAAGCCCTGAATTTCTGGTTGCGAATCTTATACTGTCCCTACCATTTGCTCAG GATCTACTTCGCATGTTTAAACTTGGTAGTGTCCTACCATTTCTTCCGTTCTTGCTCCCACTTATAAGAGTTTTATTTAGACTTTTCCCATTCATATTACCGGCTACGAATTATATCTTCTCCTTTCTTTTTGGGTGGACTCCAGAAGAAATGGATCCT GCGCTAATCAATTTTGACTAtgcaatttatttcaaaaacttttcCTGGAAGATCGTCGTACATTATTTTCAGTTAACTGaaaccaaaacaaaatttcaaatgtttgattatggaagaagaaataatttgaaaatatatcaTTCTGAAGTCCCTCCTCTCTACCCTGTTGAAAATGTGACGGTCCCTGTTTATTTGGTTTCTAGCGTAAATGACACCTTGGCAACAGCGAAG TGCTaa